Proteins encoded within one genomic window of Flavobacterium oreochromis:
- a CDS encoding DUF3098 domain-containing protein, with protein sequence MEDKKHEFLFEKVNYKFLLIGIAIIALGFILMAGGGSDDPAVFNPEIFSFRRIRLAPTVVLTGFGVVIYSIFKK encoded by the coding sequence ATGGAAGATAAAAAACACGAATTTCTTTTTGAAAAAGTAAATTATAAATTTTTACTTATAGGTATTGCTATTATTGCTTTAGGCTTTATACTGATGGCAGGCGGAGGTAGTGATGATCCTGCTGTTTTCAACCCTGAAATATTCAGCTTTAGAAGAATTAGATTAGCCCCAACTGTTGTTTTAACAGGTTTTGGCGTCGTTATTTATTCAATTTTTAAAAAGTAA
- a CDS encoding thioredoxin family protein yields the protein MAPILYKISSVSDKINLRFVFRDANDPLMNCFLTNDARAIPKLIILDNENNELKGTWGPRPEGATNLIKSYKAQYGVVDQTAKKELQLWYLHDKGKSTMEELISIMMRIEELASHKIN from the coding sequence ATAGCTCCTATTTTATATAAAATAAGTTCTGTATCTGATAAGATTAATTTACGTTTTGTGTTTAGAGATGCTAATGATCCTTTAATGAATTGTTTTTTAACGAATGACGCGCGTGCTATACCTAAACTTATTATATTAGATAATGAAAATAATGAATTAAAAGGAACTTGGGGACCTAGACCTGAAGGAGCTACTAATTTAATTAAAAGTTATAAAGCGCAATACGGAGTAGTGGATCAAACAGCTAAGAAGGAGTTGCAACTTTGGTATTTACATGATAAAGGGAAAAGTACGATGGAGGAGTTAATATCTATTATGATGCGTATAGAAGAATTAGCAAGTCATAAAATAAATTAA
- the truB gene encoding tRNA pseudouridine(55) synthase TruB codes for MYTKEDILNGQILVIDKPLTWSSFQAVNKLKYVLKNRLDLPKKFKIGHAGTLDPLATGLLIVCTGKYTKKIPELMGQTKEYTGTIQLGATTPSYDLETAINATFPIDHITPLLISETVKQFIGEIKQKPPVFSALKKDGKRLYEHARAGEEIEIEARKTTIYEFEITRIELPEIDFRVSCSKGTYIRSLAYDFGQALQSGGHLTSLRRTKSGSFLIEEALTPDAFSELIPNNN; via the coding sequence TTGTACACAAAAGAAGACATATTAAACGGACAAATTTTAGTAATAGACAAACCTCTTACATGGAGTTCTTTTCAAGCTGTTAATAAACTAAAATACGTATTAAAAAATCGATTAGATCTACCTAAAAAATTCAAAATTGGTCATGCTGGTACTTTAGATCCATTAGCCACAGGTTTATTAATTGTTTGTACTGGAAAATACACTAAAAAAATCCCTGAATTAATGGGGCAAACAAAGGAGTATACCGGCACTATACAATTAGGAGCTACAACTCCTTCTTATGATTTAGAAACTGCTATAAATGCAACCTTTCCAATAGATCATATTACACCTTTACTTATATCAGAAACTGTTAAGCAATTTATAGGTGAAATTAAACAAAAACCTCCTGTTTTTTCAGCGTTAAAAAAAGATGGTAAACGTTTATATGAACATGCACGTGCTGGAGAAGAGATAGAAATTGAAGCAAGAAAAACTACGATCTACGAATTCGAAATAACACGAATTGAACTACCTGAAATTGACTTTAGAGTTAGTTGCAGTAAAGGTACCTATATTCGTTCTTTAGCTTATGATTTTGGACAAGCTTTGCAATCTGGCGGACATTTAACCTCTTTACGACGTACAAAAAGTGGTTCTTTTTTAATAGAAGAAGCCCTAACACCTGATGCTTTTTCAGAATTAATTCCTAATAATAATTAA